The region ATGAAGCCAGTTTATGACTTCTTATTGGTGAAGCACTTATTATTCTACAAATACGATTTTCTTCTGCTGACGTGGACTGAAATTAGTCGTGGACTGAAAGAGTAGCGTTATTTATTATCCGATCTCGTTTGAATTCTTGAGAAACACCCTGCATACGTGTCCCTCAAAtcacaacaaacaaataaacaacaaacatAATTGCGTCATGGGGATTGTAAACGATAAACCGCCCGGTCTTCATTAATCTTGTCTATATGTAAGCTCTTAACAGCTTGGAATAAACTGTTTACAactttaacaataaatttgtaataagaatcgattttttcagcaaaaaaacaTGAATATGAAATACGATCACGATATGTGTTCCACTAACCCGGTACCATATTATTCTCACCTCTTTGATTTGTGGATATTTCTTTTTGGTCTCGATGCCGAGATTCTTAAAGTCCGACTGAAGCACCTCCAAAAACTTTTGGGCTGCTTCATTTCCCGTCGTGCCACTTACAAACGACATTATATTCTTATTACTCCTAGGCACCGAACACACCCATAAATTGCTTTTCTTTCTGCTTATTTTTATTCACAGTAAACACATAAATTAATTAGTTGAACACTTGCAAgtcaaaaacttaaaaaaattgatttatttgcaCTTTTTTGTAACACTTCActgtttatttatagaaagaaaaagaaacaaatcgAATTCATTAGAAATGCAGTCACCTAGTTTTTAATTGTTCAGTaggaaaaactttatttgtgCCTTTGACACGTGACAATAACAACTACGAATACGGGTTCTTATGTACTTTAATAACTTCTGTAtttagctcaaaatttggaaatattttaattatttgcgGTAATATTCCACGCAAAAAACAATTGACAAATTATATTTgcgaagaaattttgttttcgattttttttttattattcaatattttgtcGTGCTGTACTGTCAAAGTTTAGTTGCGAGTGTTAAATGTTGGCTCCACTGAAAAGTGAGTGCCATCTATGGGTCTGAACGTAcaccaaaattcaatttctcgGCGGTTCATTTTATTCTTGATTAAATAGTAATTTTCTCAACAactgacgaaaagtaggaccttctgttgcctttattgcgaaaaacgctGTATAATAGCAATCGAAGCTGTAAAATATATAATAATCATGTATACGATCCATCTAGATTTACCAACTATcattaagaggcaccggcacttagctaaaattgtagcctacatttgcgtgtttcttgtttcatttttgttaatatcttttcatcagaatcctttttgaaaaatgtacgaccgcaatccCGAATATTATAAAACTGTTCAGTATACTGTGTCATTATGGCAACCATTGATGGATGGATGACAAtgattcattgaaaaataaatatttatactCGATGATAAATTAATTCGGTAAAAACGGTTTCGGTAATACTGGTAATACCGGAATCCCGTGTACCGGTTTTAGCACTTTGAATAGCGGTTTTTACTaaagtttgaaattatttgaaatatgtagtattttgcatcaaaaactttgtgaaaaactaaagaaaaagtgaaaacttCAAGGGTTATATAGGAATGCTTAAGAAAGATcggcattttttttatagtaacAGAAAAGGCTCGAGTTAAAGCTTGAGATTGAGCTTCTAAGGTTCTTCTAAATCTCAATAGGACTGAAGAATTTTAATGCGATAAATCCCCTTATGAGTTACCAATTtctctgaaatatttttttaaaccctTGATTTGCACGTAAAAGTTAACGGAGGACAAATTAAATCGTTTTCAACAATACAAACACTTCGAACGCAGACGTTTCAGTgtcaattttcgaaaactcTTTTCCTGAATTACTGCTCCAATTCCCAAGAATTCTAGTCCATATGagtgaaaatcgaaaaagattattGGTTTAAAATCGactgaattttgatgaacCGCTAAGACTACAATGTCAAAGCTTTCAGTTGAATTTGGAGTCTCAAATCAATAACATAGGTAGGtgataaataacaatttcaaaaatgtttttagtagATGAGTCTGAGTCTCCTGCCGAAATTATTTGAAGGTACCAACACTAGATGTTGGACTTCAGTGAATTTGTGCGCCTAcctttgtgcgcaaaaatattcgttttttgatgatttctctgaacgaaaatctttttttgaaaaagtaaaaccattaaagcatggaagaatgtgttacttttaaagcaaaaattggtttgtaagTTATAACTttacccacttggagaaaccctTACAAAATGTGTAACTTACAAATATTTAGTAGGTATAGTGTAAAGTTttataaagaaatgaagattATATGTGTTGGTTTTGTATGAGCTTGTTacgtaaattttcttgtttaaaatCGGATTTGCTCAGTTAAAATACTTTTATTCTGCCAAATCAATTTCGGTACCAAATAGATACCATCTTCAGTGGCtaaaaacataaacataatGAGAACACAGAATATCATTATACAGCgcaaagatttcttttttaccTCAATTCTTttaaagcacaaaaataagcaCTTATGTGCATcgtcaattaaattcaatacTAAATCGATTtagatcaaaatcaaaacgtAAAGAGAGaggagaaaacaaaaatgaatttctactAGATGAAAGCATTACGTTCAAAGAGTAACATCAAATCACGTTATTATAGGCAGTAGATAATATTATACAATCGGTGTGTTTATTCAGACAATTCGGTGTCTTCTTCACCGCAATCATCTCTAAAATGTCTCTTTTCTTCTGCTGACTTTCACGAACaacaattttaactttatcccacaacggTGTATGATTGTTCGTAATAGCGTGATCACATAAGGCACTGTGGTTACTGTTCTTAATGCTTATGTTGTACTTATGTTGATAGATTCTGTCCTTCAAAAGCTGTAATGTCTGGCCAACGTATTTGTACCCGCACGAACAGGGAATACAGTACACCAAATGTGAACAATGTAACTTTGGCGTCGGATCTTTGAGTCTACTAAAAATAGACTTCTTCAACGTGTTGTCGCCTTTTCCATCCAGCATGACGTCATCCTTGCATATGGCTTTCAGTTTCTCAAACAGGCCTTTAACATAGGGTACGGCAGCTATCGGGAGTTTCTCTTTGATCGGTTTCACATCTCCATTCTTTGTAAACTTTTCGTGTGCTTTTTTGATCATACATTCAACCAAACCATTCGGGTACATATTCTTGGCTAAAGTTTCTCTCAgcaattcaaagtttttgttgtGGAACTCGGGTTCAGACAATAGAAGAATCTTCTCTGCTAGCAGTGTGACTGTGTTGCGTTTGTAGGCAGTTGGCAAATgagatttaaaattcaaataacgtCCGGACCAAGTGTCTTTGTGATACCAATCAGTCTTAATGCTACGACCATCTCTAATACACCACAGttccaaaaatgaaatgttttgatCTCGTTCTACATCTACAGTAAATTGTATATGTTGATTGTAGCTGTTGAACgttgttttaatttcattaacttTGTCAGCAGGAACTGCTGTTAAAATATCGTCCACATATCGTACGTAGAAtggtaatttgaatttcagcTTTCGTATGACTTCGTCTTCCAAAATTTCTAATACCAAATCAGCAAAAACCGGACTTGCTGGTGAGCCCATCGGAGAGCCAAATAGCTGTCGATAATATTTACCGTTGTATTGAAAACCTCATTCATCGAGGACCATAGTAACGCCAACAATGAATTCGTCTTTCGGTAACGTggtaaattttctgattttgcTCCATTGTTTGTGTATCGCTGATATGACGAGACTTTTCGGAATGTTGGTAAACAGTGAAACAACGTCCAACGAAATTAAAACATAATTCGGTGGTAGTCTAATTTTCCTTAACTTTTTTGCCAATTCAGACGCATTCTTTGCACTTCTATATGATTTGCCAACAacgttttttaaaatgttcgaaaacatttttgacagGTTGTACGTCGGGGAACCAATGCTGGCTACAATCGGTCTCGCTGGATATCCATCTTTGTGCACTTTGATCAATCCATACATTTTAGAGCATATGGAATTGTACCGTCGATACCATTTTCCTTGCCCTTCAGTAATGAAAATATCGTCCTGCCAGTGTGTAATCAGTTTATTGACTTTGTCTTCAGTCGGTGACGTCGGATCACGGTCTAAAGGCAAATACGTTTTTCTATCGTTGAGCAAGTTGACATCGTAGTCGCTTCTATCCATCAATACTGTCACGTTGCATTTGTCTGCATTCAGCACTATCAGTTGAGGGTGTTGTTCCAAAAAGGATTTCGTCGCTACATGATTGGACTTGATAATCTCGTCTAACGTCGTGTGCTTTGTGGGTGACTTTTTAAAGTTGGTTAAAACATTACAAACTTTGTTTCTTAGCTCCACCCTGTACTTTTTacccaaattttgaaatttaggtTCCAGATTGGCAATAAACTGTTCAGTGGCAATTTTGTCATTCTTAACTGGTATATTGAAGTTGTCACCTAAAGCTAAAATGTTTTGCACATACCAAGGTAATTGTAGATTGGTCAGATTAATAATCCATCTTTCAACATCAATATTCAATCCATCCATGTGTGGTTGCATAAGAGCATCAAATCGTCGCATTTCCATCATTGTCACTTTGTTGTAAATATCTTCGTAACCTTGTTTCACGTTGAGTTTGAAAATGAAGATTATATGAAATACCGAAAATACCGGTAATACCGATATCACAACGTCcggaattataaaaataatagtGAGAACAATTATCAATTTCTTGATTTCTTTCACTTGATGGTGGTGATATAGCCaaagcaaattttaagtttttttttttaaccaaaatcAACGACAATTTTCCAACGAAATACAATTTGAGAATGGAGGGCTGACGTGagtatgtatatgtataactGGGTAGTTTTACGTTTTACTCATTGTATTTGGCTTATGATACCCCGACATCGTTAAATATTACAGAAGTGCTTAGGCTTATCAAAGCAAATTCGTGCACAGTAAAGAACAAGGTAGCGAATCTTGATTTGTGCGCGTAAAGAAAATCGTAGTGCAAGTGCTATTAACCGTACCTAATTTGTGCAATGACCTTCGCATATTGAGCCAACACACGCTCCATTGATTTTATATGAATTAGCATCATAGAGCTAAAGACTGAATCTTTGGAATAAAGCATAGACGTCTTTCCTAAGATCACATACCACAATAGCACACAGATCTACTATTTTCACGATAATATCTGTTAGTGTGACCAATGACAGAAACTTAAAATAGCTTAAAACGCAAACTTTCTACCTTCTAGAAACGGCTAAAAgttattaaatctgttacttcatttgtttaaattatctATTGGTgcttgaaacaaaatctatcacttcaataAACACACTTCATACAATTCATTCGCTATATAAAGGAACATTAGCCTTTTGAGCTCATCGTTTAATcggtcgtcgttgtcgatagatGTTTCTGTAAAGTTTGGACtttatggaaatattttaactGTGTTGCATTGTAAGAGCCGCATATTCTAATGTTGTATATATCAGTTATATATAGTAGGGTGCACTGATGGATGATTAATACTTATTGATTATATTGACATAGATGTAGCAGTCTATTAAAGTAACTTACTCCGAAATCTTATTGCCACTTGTGTTGTTGATGGACTGACAAATGTTGTCTTGGTTGTTCCgatgaaaatttaaacgaaaagaaGCACATTGTCCGTAtagtttttattcaaaatgctTTTAtaattcgatgaaaatattaattatgtAAATTAGCCATTCTAAtgcttaattttttttttcttcaaaaggaAAATAACTTAACTGTCTTTAAATGCCTGTCGTTGTAATAActtcatgaattttgttttttctttttatttaatttttctttttaacaaaaatataaattacaaCATTTTACACATTGATTTTGGAAATCAAATCACAACAGTAAATCTTACATTTAATTGCCTatgtaaaatatttagcaaatacacatttattgaatgaatttaatgCGGCGGGAGGGCGTCAacgcgttttttttatttcttttttaattttaaataattaaattttttttttatttcttttttaattttaaataaatgaaaaaaagactATACGAAGAGGGTAGATCGCAGTGATAAGGAACTGTTGGCCATGTTTTGATGATGGTTTTACCTGAGCCATTTTCAATCTGAACTTTTCCACAAATGCATTCTTCCGATGTTTTCTGGAAACCGGAATActggaaaagaaaatatttttttttttgagaattgaAAACTCGATTGACTATAACAGAGGACCATGGAGAAAGTTAGTTTGCTAAGACACGGaatgtatttttaataaatacaaaattaaatttgctttACTCGTGAACTCGACTAATTCACTTTGCATCGTTTCATTCTATTTATAATACTTTACTCAGCCACTTAACATTCCCgatcattaaatttatttgaaaatttaatctaTAATAAAAAGTTTGTTGGTTTAGTTTGTTTGCTCTCTGTAGGAGCCTTGTCCCAGAAACATGAAACTAGGCATACCGACTAATGTGGAAAAGCTAGGAAGAACGTGCgaattttatgtttcattCTAAGTTATTTGACTCgttaatttttatgtccttTTGCTTCGTGGGGAAATATTCGAATGTGCAAGGTCAAggtgaacatatttttttgtgaaaatttttgactgaggaaaatattttttcaagggAAATTTGttagataaaaatatttgttttcaaattataGTAAGCCCGAGCTGGACCGACAGTATTTAACTAGTCTTTTATAAAATTCAGGTCTTTTTTTCACAAGCGGGACGAAGAAATTCAAGAACCATATGTTCTTCATGACTCTTGACCGatgttaaaaaatgttgttttccACTTTCGTGATGATTTACGGATTAACTTCTATAAAATGAGTAAAATTCTTGGGTGGTATTGAAAGACTTTTCTAAGCTCCAGTAAGCCTTTTTACGATGAAAGAACACATTACCGATAAAAGGTCATAAAAATCGTTGCAGCCAATCGTCTGGACCGTCGTAAATGTAATATGGcgtgaaatgaaataattctTGATTTTAAACTACTTCGTCAAACGAACCTGAGACGAGACAAAAGTAAGGCTAAGTACAAGAGTTGTTCGATTGTTCGttcttttttctgttaaactttttcaattttgaagagatacatttttatttatggtCACTGAACGACAATCACTTACTTTCTGTGTCTGTTTCCTGTAAAACCAGTCTTCTTTGCGGGCTCGATTGATTATGTACTCAGCTCATAAACAGTATTCCATCGCAGGACCATAAACAGTCTTAACACTCAGCGACTGTTAgcataaaattcattcagttTTTGCATACTTGTATAATAGTAACATGCAAATAAATCCACAACATTTTCTGGGTTGATTAGGCCACACACTCTGCACTGATTTGATCGCTCGACGTTCGGCAAAATTTTTAGGTAATTCACCGTATCCATTACACACTTTACACGTATAACTTGACACTGAAAATACCGTCCCCCCACATCCGTTATCATGCAGTTTGGATCAGAAGACCGTTTTCTTTATACGattaataaacaaacaaacaaacaacaacaacttgTGTAGTACTCAACGTAAAATGTTGCATCGTGTCCGAATCTTCTAAATAGCATCATCACATCTGACGGTAGGGTGAATGAACCCTCAAATATTGTATGACCAAGGACGGTCCTCCACTCACTATTTCCGGCGGTATTGCACTCAATGGACAATTTTCGATGCTCATTATAGTCAAACTGGAACACAATGCTAACTCGTACGGCAATTTAACCAAATTTTGATTGTCGTTGATGTAaagattttccagattttccAGGGTGCCAATCTCCTCTggcaaaaattgcaaattattttcaccgaCCGATAAATGCGTAAGAGAAGTAAGGTGACCTATTGTGCGCGGTAATGCTGTTAATTGATTCGATTGTAGTACGAGACGTTGTAGATCGTGTAGTAGACCGATTTCGCTGGGCAACGCTTCGattctattttcttccaaatcaAGCACCCGTAACTTACGTAGACTACCAATAGTGTTCGGTATTTTCTTCAACGAATTGTTGGATAGTACCAATATCTCCAAATTCTGCAGACAATGGATGTCGTCTGGCAATTTTGTCAGGCTGTTTGTGCCCAAATTTAATTCGACCATATTCACCCACGTCCCAATGTCTAATGGTAGCGATGTTAGTGCATTCTCCTTCATTATCAACTTGGTGAGACCTTTGGCTCGTGAAAATATACCGTACGGGATTTTGTCGATGCGATTGTGTTCCAAATTGATGCTGGTCACACTGGTGAATTGAGCCGGTCCACCAGACGGATAGCTTTGAAACACGTTCCGGGACAACGTGATGCTGGTTAGTGAGCTAAGACTAGCCAGTAATTGATCTGGCAATTGTGCGATACGATTTCCTTCAACATTGAATTCGTCCA is a window of Bradysia coprophila strain Holo2 unplaced genomic scaffold, BU_Bcop_v1 contig_350, whole genome shotgun sequence DNA encoding:
- the LOC119080704 gene encoding leucine-rich repeat protein soc-2 homolog is translated as MSQLSQGGPSTSSDMPAESRPKQVTVKHPESNKPKPTAKKKPIQADLDVLKEFIRCRDENIQILDLSKSSITLIPSTVRDCTSLTEFYLYGNKISTLPSEIGCLQNLRTLALNENSLTSLPDSLQHLKQLKVLDLRHNKLSEVPEVIYKLNTLTTLYLRFNRIRSVGDEIKNLTQLTMLSLRENKIRELPSGIGFLVNLTTLDVSHNHLEHLPEEIGNCVNLTSLDLQHNELLDIPESIGNMQRLVRLGLRYNQLSQIPASLKNCRQMDEFNVEGNRIAQLPDQLLASLSSLTSITLSRNVFQSYPSGGPAQFTSVTSINLEHNRIDKIPYGIFSRAKGLTKLIMKENALTSLPLDIGTWVNMVELNLGTNSLTKLPDDIHCLQNLEILVLSNNSLKKIPNTIGSLRKLRVLDLEENRIEALPSEIGLLHDLQRLVLQSNQLTALPRTIGHLTSLTHLSVGENNLQFLPEEIGTLENLENLYINDNQNLVKLPYELALCSSLTIMSIENCPLSAIPPEIVSGGPSLVIQYLRVHSPYRQM
- the LOC119081119 gene encoding uncharacterized protein LOC119081119, with the translated sequence MGSPASPVFADLVLEILEDEVIRKLKFKLPFYVRYVDDILTAVPADKVNEIKTTFNSYNQHIQFTVDVERDQNISFLELWCIRDGRSIKTDWYHKDTWSGRYLNFKSHLPTAYKRNTVTLLAEKILLLSEPEFHNKNFELLRETLAKNMYPNGLVECMIKKAHEKFTKNGDVKPIKEKLPIAAVPYVKGLFEKLKAICKDDVMLDGKGDNTLKKSIFSRLKDPTPKLHCSHLVYCIPCSCGYKYVGQTLQLLKDRIYQHKYNISIKNSNHSALCDHAITNNHTPLWDKVKIVVRESQQKKRDILEMIAVKKTPNCLNKHTDCIILSTAYNNVI